The following coding sequences are from one Maniola jurtina chromosome 14, ilManJurt1.1, whole genome shotgun sequence window:
- the LOC123871682 gene encoding uncharacterized protein LOC123871682: MVVLIILGVFIARTVCHTITLLDVPRWADPRIEAELRCNYTKQPLDPPLHSVKWYRGTHEIFRYTPEEYESRAFNTSGVLVTNSSCDLFACVITLRPEPGTAKYTCEVSSEGPRFAVDRKSTNMTLAVLPEYEPLIIGLPTYVNAGEQALVNCTSDHSLPAAMLDWFVDSELQEDPVITGETHVSGADGDGLRASWRTLHVYPDDYATHRGFLSLECRATLPTRPPNVRSMAVRLYVESRPHISSPMLSKTNAVGKSNAMRLRCEFFIWTLLLLVRRQVPLLVK, translated from the exons CCCGTACCGTATGCCACACCATAACGCTATTGGACGTGCCGCGGTGGGCTGACCCGCGGATAGAAGCAGAACTTCGCTGTAACTACACGAAGCAACCTCTTGACCCTCCACTGCACTCCGTCAAGTGGTACCGAGGCACGCATGAGATCTTCCGATACACGCCGGAAGAG TATGAAAGTCGAGCATTCAACACCAGTGGAGTGTTAGTGACGAATAGTTCCTGTGACCTATTCGCTTGCGTGATCACCCTGCGCCCGGAGCCGGGCACCGCCAAGTATACCTGTGAGGTCTCCAGTGAGGGTCCTCGGTTCGCTGTAGATAGGAAATCAACCAATATGACTCTAGCAG TGCTACCAGAATATGAGCCTCTCATCATTGGTCTACCGACATACGTGAACGCGGGAGAGCAGGCGCTGGTGAACTGCACGTCAGACCACTCGCTCCCCGCCGCCATGTTGGACTGGTTTGTGGACTCCGAACTGCAGGAG GACCCAGTCATAACTGGGGAGACACATGTATCCGGAGCCGACGGTGACGGCCTGCGTGCCTCGTGGCGCACTTTACACGTGTATCCAGACGACTACGCGACCCACCGCGGCTTCCTCTCGCTGGAGTGTCGAGCCACGCTGCCCACGCGGCCGCCGAACGTGCGCAGCATGGCCGTGCGGCTCTACGTCGAGAGTCGTCCCCACATATCATCTCCTATGTTAAGTAAAACTA ATGCTGTAGGTAAGAGTAACGCAATGAGATTGCGTTGTGAGTTTTTTATCTGGACGTTGTTACTCCTCGTGCGAAGACAAGTGCCTTTACTAGTGAAATAA